In the Pogona vitticeps strain Pit_001003342236 chromosome 2, PviZW2.1, whole genome shotgun sequence genome, tgtattctgcatataagttaaataagcaaggggacaatatacagccttgtcgtactcctttcccaattgtgaaccaatcagttgttccatatccagttctaactgttgcttcctgtcccacatataggtttctcaggagatggataaggtggtcagacactcccatttctttaagaacttgccatagtttgttgtggtccacacagtcaaaggcttttgtgtagtctatgaagcagaagtagatatttttctggaactctctggctttctccttaatccagtgcattgttagcagtttggtctctagttcctctgccccttcgaaatccagcttgtgctccTGGTTGTTCTCAGTACACATACtgctgtaggattttgagcataacctttctagcatgtgaaatgaacaTCTGTAGAGTGAAGCAAGTCTTCAGTCCCAAACAATGAAGTGTCCAGTTCCTCAGGCTCATCTTCACTGGAGGACTCCTCTGGTAAGGTCTCTGTTGAATTGATGGCAGCACCAAAATGCAAAAAATCTTCACCAATTCGATTTCTTCATTATTCAACATTAAAATTATGCAGTTCTTTAATTGTGATCATCCTAGTATTCAGCTGTAATCTTGCTTTTACACTTTTGTATTTCCTCTTCATCAGTATTTGCTAGTTTTTTGCCAACAAGCATGTTGTCATCTTCGTAACTTAAGTCACTAATATTTATTTCACCACTTTTCACcccccttcatctgaatctaatccatctTGCTATATGCAGTGTTATTCATATATAGTGGACAGATTCTGACACTTTTGCCAattctttgggagcctcaggacagagAGACGGGGGgacctttaaaagtaaaaaaaaaaattcccactgATTGATAACAGGGATGGTCTGGCagcagttatttatttttaaaggtcctCCCCACTGCCCTGCATCTTGAGGCTGTAAGTTAAACATTTCTAGCACCTGATCCCAATTGTGCTGggttacacaataggattttgcccatagtTTTTTATGATCCACTAAGTCAAAGATTTTGCCATAATCTAGAAAGCACAAACATTTATTCAGAAATTCTGTGCTATACTATgtgatctctagtgcctcttccttttctgagtcTAATTTGaatgttgtggttttttgttttgttttttgttttgcttcctctctctgcaGAGAGAgggatgtttttaattttctaattACCCCATATCATTTAAGTGGTTAAACTGTCTGTATAAACTACTAATGATGTAGGGAAATTGAAGCTTCCATTTGCCAGCTCACTGGAATTTTCCAGCAATTGCACTTACTGGagatgaaccaaaacagagtgatcctaccaaCACGGAAAGAAAGCAGAAGTCCCTTataggggccagaaaggtgcggACAGGAAATGTTGCAGAAAGGTTCGTCCACTATAGGAGATGGGCTGGTTCGCTCCATCAAAGAGATAATCTGATTGCTGGctttaggagcaaaccagcccatccctatggaccaaacagtgggttAAATGTAGTCACATGTAGTTACTCCCTCAGCCTGAAATAATTATATGGTTATTCCATTGATTCTAGATTAAGTGTTCTGAGAGCAGCTTTCACCTCACTTGCCaaaatttcagtttctttcatcAGAAGATTTTTCTTTGAAGAAATGCTGCCATTCTTGCATTtttctattttgttcttttgtgtattgTTTCTGTCTTGTCTCTATTTTATCTTGATCCCCAACCATAGGttatccaggtgtttttggaatGCAATTCCCCATCATCACCTGTTGTGCTGATCAGAAtctctgggggttgcagtccaagaacacctgagttacccaaggttggaaactagtctgttcatctttcagcatccctaatctTAGTTacaatttccctttgatttattgAATCGAATGGAAGAtggctcttgtttttcctcttttggttGCCCTCATCTATTTCCTTGCAACTGTTAATTAATCTAGTTTGAGAtcagtatatgtgtgtatatgtatatttgtCCTCCAAACCCAacctcagcagagagagagagagagaccccactATTTTTGCTCCCTCTCTTTCTTAGTtttgtatattaatttttaatatcCTTCTTTAGAGCTCATGGCATTTGTCTTTTTGCTCCAGATTTGTACTCAAATGTAACTAAAAATGAAAATTGCAAGTCTGCCTGACTAATCGGTTTTCTATAATAGACCATTTCCTATTTTAGTAGGCTACTCATATCTGCTTGTTTGTTCTGCTAGTTTTACAGAACAATCATTTAGTAATTCTgatttattcttcctcttctgttgttCCTTGTGAAACTAGGGTAGGGGATTGATATAAtttgcctttccccctttctacTGACCTCAGCAGAAAGTAAGCATAGTAAGAAAGCAGGAGCACAAAATGGAATATTTGTCCAGAATTAGCTGACTTAGTTTGTTTGCTAAGCAATTAGGCTGAGTAAATGGGATGCAGGCACTTTAGTTGCCTAATGGCCAAGGTGATTTACTGAAACTTTGAACAGAGTATTCAAGGATAGTCATGGGGCCCTGGCAGCTAACCCTGGTCTTTCTTTAGCCTTCATCCTTTAggtgttgtcccccccccccccgctatagAAGCTACAGAATGCACAGTATCCTGTAATAGGACTACAGTTGTCTTGAATCttcttattttatgttatttatttaatgtaagtTTCTAATATTATTGCAAGTTGCATGTTAAAACATCCAACTCAATAGAGGTTGATTTGACAGCTGAAGTCTTTAGTATCCAATGGCTAATTACCTTTTTGTATGTAATAATGTTGCTCCAAGTTTTTTATACAGGAGAAACCACTAGAAACTAACTTTGTATTCTGAAGTCTAGAAGCTAATGCTATCTTGACTTCCCTTCAAACAGTGAAGTGAGTTAGGTGCATTCTCTGCTAGAGGTTTGTAGGTGCCTTTTCACCTGTGTTGTGTGAGCAGCATGGACCATGTTTGCTGATGGTATAGTCTTTACTGTACAACAACTTTGTTCATGCAAATACAACTGTTGAACTCCCATATGATTAGATCACAGTTATAATCTTCATCAATATTTTTCCCAATCAGTGAAACAGACTCTTGGAAAATGGCAGAATTGAAGTAACAGAGCTAGACCAAGTTGCTCTTTGTTTTGAGAATTATTTTCTTGCTCTTCTGGATAAAACCAGCCTAACctgtgcatataaattaaatgagcATATTATGCATTTGCAACAGCATATTCAGCCCATTAGTTTACATTATCTTTATGTTGTTATAATGCCACTTACTTTGTATACTgactggctagctcagtggtttaagtacctgaatgcagagtcagaagttgggagctaATTCCCCAccttgcctcctgggagaagagccagcctttatagccttgggcaaactgcagcatCCCAggttgcctccagaagaagggaatggtaaaccacttctgggtactctTTACCTGTGAAACACtgaaaaaggttcaccataagtcagaatagacttgatggcgtgcaaaaaaaaataaaataaaaaatcagatgCGCCTTGCTATAGATAATTGTGAACAGTCTGATCTGATAAGAAAATGCTAAAATAATGCTGATCTATGCCAAATTTATATATGTAGCATCATGTACCTTTTTGAGGTAGGAGGCATTGAAATGTTATTCGCTGCTGGAGTTTTTCATGCCACAGACTCCATTCTGTAGGCCTTTTCTCTTACATTGAAAGCTGAGATTAACATACCTAGTTGGTGGTGTTCTTTATACATTCTGCATAGTTGACTGGTTCCCATTTGGCAATACAAACACAGTGGCTCAGAAATGAACTTGGGACACTTCAGATCTTACTGGGCTGTTAAAAGCTGCCTGCTATTTCACACGTACCGGACAAACTGTTGGATCCTAGAGTTAGAAGATCTTGTTCCAGCTCCTTGCTCAGTTACAGGCATTGCAATATGTGATCCAACTATAGCATCCTTGAAGACGGCaaacctttcagatatttgaagattgCCATCATGTTACACCTTAATTGTCTGTAGCTGAGGCACATGCACCCCTCttaacttcttttaaaatattgtggtgTGGGGACAGGCTCTGACTCATCAGTATCTTCCTTAAAAAGAGAACTGAACACAGCATTCCAGATGCAAGCAATAGAGTGCCATATGGGAGACTATGAGCTTCCTTGGCTGCTGTTTCAACCTCCTCATTTTCATTCAGCTCCTGGTGTGTGAAGGTGCTACGTCCTTTCATATCTAGTAGTGCTGCTCTAGGTCCACCCTGTTCTATACATGTGTCTTGGATGATTTTGTGAAAGCTTTTGTTTTAATCTCTCTTGAATCTCATGTAGTTGAATTTGTCCCAGTATCCCAATCTAGATCCTCCTAAAGTTCCGATCCTGTCTTCTGTGGCTGTTCCTGAGAGCTTTCGTTCATCTGCAAATGTGAGAAGTAATTGCTTTATTTTCTTAACGAgatcatttataaaaatatttgaacaagAAGAAGCTCTCCGAGGCATTAATTAGTACTCACTAAGTATGGCTGCTTAATCAGCTGTAAATCCACTTAATTGTAGTGTTATCAGAGCTGTGTTTACCATCTTGTCAATACAAGAATACTAAAGAAGGGTTGATTTCAGATGCTTTGCTGAAACTAAGATATAACTGTGCATTGTGTTCCTATGAACTACTGACAAATAACTgtcaagaaaggaaacaaaactggTCTTGCATGACATATTCCTGACAAATTTTGCCATCACCTGTCAAGAGATCTTGTGTACAAAGGCTGGAAATCTCTGCTTGAAAATCTTGGAAAGGCAATCAGTGGTGTTCTAGATAAAGCAATAAAAATTATTCACCCTAATAAAAGATTTATAAAAATAAGTCCATATCTCTTCCTCTTTAAATAGCCTTTTTGAAAACATAAGGTTATTaaataatgttaaaaatataactttttctgttttttattgtGCCACAGTGAAATTAAGAAATATTTATTAGCAGAGCATTACAAAAAATATGTTTATAAatggcattttgtttttaatgaaatagtGTATCTTGCAGTTCAGCATGCAGAATGCTTCTAACTCGGGAATTTCAAGGGAGAAGTTAAAGGCAGCTGAGTTCCAAAGTTATACAGCTGACTTCTCAGTAGTCTAGATATTTGCCATTTCCCCAAATGTTTGTATGTAACAATATCTGGTACTGTGTATTGAGAGACAGTGGACAGATGTTTGCCTTCACAAACTCTAAATTTACCAGCAGACAATATGGAAAGTTAGTGAAGTTGATTGTTACTGTACACACAATTGATAGGAACATAGATAAGCGCATCAATCCTAAAGTAGATCTACAGTGTTTAGATTATTAATCTAATAGACTGATTCAGTATTTTTATCCATCAGCAGATTGAAAAGATTTTAATGAAATTACAGAGTAACGACCAGTACTCCCATGCAAGAGACATTTGTCCCTCACCCTCCCCTGAGAGTGAATGCCTTTCTGAGATAGCCCCTACTATGGCACATGCAGGTTCATGTAAAAAGAGAGTCAAGGCTATTTTGTTCAGAATGATTGTGGTATTGTATGCAAATCCATGCAAATGTGATTTATTAAAATTCATAAAATTCATTGACTGATGTTTCTTTAATCAATTGATACCCTTATGTTAAACCCAATCTAGATGCTTAGGTAAGTACcagtgaattcagtgggacttaattattttaaattcattttcctcCCCTTGCATTACACAATATTATGGTGATTCTGTCTTCATTCAAGGTGTGTGAATGTTGATAAGAGACTAGAAGAAgcatctttgttttaaaaataaattagttcATTAGCAACCAGTGCTTTTCCTAATCTTATTCAAGGTTTTGCATGTTTTAGACCtaaagaatttaattttttttctctgactgTATACAGATGGTTTGCTTTTTTGTGAAACTATTTGATATTTCAATGTTGTACTAGGAAGTAAGTGTGATGGGTATGGGTGATTGATGTAGGATAAACAAGATTGCTGGTAATACTAATAACTGAGGCAGCCACAAGAGAAGGAACAGGTAGCCAGGAATTACTAGGAGGTTCCTATTTCCAAGCACAAGAGCTTTCTGTATTATAACAATTTGAGTTATGTGTCACATGCACAAGCAcacacttttttgtttgtttttggtagcCTGGGACATCTCTCCCCAATGAGGTGGGGTCAGAAAGGAGAACTgccactcctggaagccttcagtgTAAAATTGCTTATTACAGATTAAGAACTGAGCAAacgtgtggttttttttggggggggggttggtcttTTCCACTAAGATTACATTCTTCACTATTTCTCAGTTTATTTTCCAGGCAGTCCAATTATGGCAGAAAGATATGCAGCCCTGATTTATGTTTATATCTCCCTGCCATTCACCAGTTCCAAATAATCTGTCACATCACTCTTGAACTATTTCTGATCTTTGGATGTGCCATGTGAACATACCCTGTCTGGTTAGGTGAACCTGCCAGGTAAGTCCAGCCTCCTTCTACAGCCTCTCTCAACATTACACTTATTCTGCCTAAACATGTTGTTTCCAGGAAGTGAAGAGCTGGTTCCGTTTTTCAGCTCTGGTACAAATGACACTTAGCAGAACTGAAGTAGGCAGACTGAGAGCTTGTCCTTTTACCCTACACTGATTGAAGACAGAACAAACCAAGTGATGTGCGACTAATGGAGGCAAAGCTTCTGTTACTGGATGTGCAGAGTGAAGCAGAGGAACTTGGACATTCCTGAGTAAAAGCTTTTCCTCCATTGTCTACTTGTGTACTGATGTGAGCACAAGCCATAGGGGAGGGAGCAGTGATTCTAGTGGAGGCTAGACTCTTGCTTTCAATCAAGTATGGATGAGAAATCAATATGCATTCCCTTGTTTCTATTTCTGCCAAACTACTGAGTTGTTTTACTGTGACATTCTGTTCCAAGGGCTTTGTGTCACATTAGTATGTGCTTAAGAGTAGTGGCTGTATTTGATAAGTTAAATAAAGCGTGAAGGTATCAAGGTGAAGCTTAAAGGCTCAGTGGTAGAAGAGAGACCTGGCTTTCGCATAACTTAAGAAGTCTCTGGTAAGCCATGTCAGAAACTCTCTGGCTCTTCTTATTGTCCCAGGTGAAAACAACCGCTTGATCTTTAGGAGAAAGCATCTTTGGTGTGCCAGGGTCTCTTTTCAATGTCTGTTCCGTGATTTCTGGTGTCTACTCTGAGTTGTAGAAGTTATGATGGCTATGGTTGTACTGGTCCTCATCCTCTCCGATGATGGGATAGTTGGGCGTGAGACAATACTTGGAGTCATAGACCTGTCGTGGCAGCCCGTACACAGTCATGCCCTGCTGCGAGGCCCCTTTGTTGCTGCCCATCTGCAGTGAAATGTTCTGGGTGTCACAATGCTCCATGCCTAGAGTGGGATCGAAAATTTGTCGCTTGGTTCCTGGAGCAGTCATGCCCGCCTGAGAATGGGTGCAGAGGGGTAGTGGAGAGAGAAGAGCAGATAAGTAGGTAGTAGTTAATTTGGGAGCATAAAAGCATTGCAAAATGTCTTTAGGAGAATAAAAAACATAAAGAGTATACAAGCTTTGAGTGACACTCCTGCTTCTCCCAGTCTACTGCTCAGCATGCTGATAGGATTTTATCAGTGTTACACAtgagtggttctcaacctttgaccTTCCAGCAACTTTTTTACCAActtccagaaactccagccagcattgCCAATTATCAAGGATTCTGATAGTAGAAAACAGCTGGAAAGCCAAAGGTTTGGAATCACTGTTATAGGTAGCTAAAATATCTTTATCTCAGTCAAATCAGCCTTCTCTAGTATCtgtgtttcctttcttctctATTCTGAAGCCAAGGTGTCTGCTTTCTAGTATAACACACACCCCTCTAGTCTTTTTTCTGAGTTCACTTTGATCTAGAAGTCATAACATTTCCTGGGAATCTTATTAAATTTAGAAGTAGCAGCTTTGTGGACTAGCTGTACAAGACGAGAACAAGCTAAAACTTGCTTAGTTATAGTCTTATCTTGTGATAACAGGCTCTGCCTTGCTGGAACTTGCTTTAGGCACAATTCATGTGTTTTTCAGAGGCTGGAAGCAAGCCTATTGGCTCAGAAAGAATCACAGTGTCCTTTTTTAACAGTGTTGCTGTTCATCCTAGGATAAATGATTAAGTGGATTACTGGTATTTTTGTATGGCGCCTAAAACAAGCTGCATGAAAGTGCTTGTGTCAATGGTATTACTGACTGCTCCATGAGACAGAATACCTGAAACCCACAGGAATACCTTGCTCATGTAAACATGCAGTTATACATTAATAAGTCCTAAAGTGGTAACGTAAATAGCTGTTTCTTTCAGAAACCaactcctttttaatatttctgtaaTTTTAGTTATGTTTCTGACATTTCTTAGGGACATCTGCCTGCTCCTTTTTTCTTTACGAGAACTGCATTTTAACAGAAGCAATGTGTTTACACCTTCAGTAGGGGAGTTTACAGCAATCAATAGACTTCTGGTATTCTCTTTGAAGGGCTTGAAGAGGCATAGACGACAGAACACAGCTACATTCCCTGccttgctcttttttaaaaaactaaaataaggGAGCCCATCTATGAAAAATATACAACTGGGATATCTtattaatatttatgtatttatttgatttgtataccctCCCTTTAGTGCAAACACTACGCTGCAAGCATTGTCAGGCCTGTCTCCCTCAGAAGGTTCACATGATCTTATTTTCATTAAACACCTGTCTTCCCGGAACTGAAACATTTAATACTCCAGTTTAGTTACAGTACATACATTTTTCTCCCATTCTCTTTTTTTACCTGGCTAGCTCCCTTGTTGGTTCCCATCTGTAGGCTGATTGTAGCTTGATCTAGGGGTTGTTCCGTGCCCAACTTAGGGTCATAGAGATGCCGACGTGTGCCGTATGCTGTCATTCCCTGCTGGCTGGCAAATTTGTTGGTTCCCATCTAAGAAGAACACAGTGTTGAAAATTAGTCAGGTTATTTCCTTTTGGAGAGTCTCTGTCTGGGAAAAAAATACCATAGAACTGCCCATACATGGAAGATTCCTACTGTATTTTGCCACTTGGGACTCTTCCATATTCTACATCCCATTTCTGTTATACATTTTAGCCATAGTTAGGATGTGCTGGTATATCTGTGGATGTTTTCAGGCTGAGGGAGATGTCAAAGTGTGCTGGGGAACACATTTAACAAAAACCAATAGATTAAAAGTGTCagaaaagacaatttaaaatgtaCTTCAGGGGTGGTACATTAACTGAAATGCGATGTTACAGTCCTGTGTCTGCTTCACTGACACAACTGGTTACCGTATCATAATCTCTTGCCaataaaatgtgctttaaaacattaatgctggggaaagttgagggcagcaggaaatgaggaagactaaatatgagacagattgattTCCACAGCCTTGCATTTATAAGAACTCAGCACGGCTGTTGACAACAGGAGATTATGTAAATCACTCGTTTATAGGATTGCCGTAAGTTGTAGGCAACTCAATTTTATGTAATAACAACTTGGCTCTTTACTAGCACTCTCCTTCTTTTCACATGAGCTTTATTTTGCTTGGGTATGATAAATGGGACTTTTAAAGCTAGTTGATATTAAATAATATTTGCTGTGGAATGTGACACACACTGTGTATTGGGATGGGGGAGCAGTCATCCGTACTGCAGTGGCACAGTGTTGTAGTTAAGGTTTTTTTAAGTGACATACGTTTGGAACTCCTCCCAAGATAAACAAATAGATGCTCAGGTTCCTTAACATAAATGCAGAGACAGATTCTTGTGGTGAGAACTTGATACTGTAAAAACCCCTTCATTTTAATCTGCCATGGCCTACAGCgcatattctctctgtgtgtgtatgtactgcTGCTGTGAGTTGTTTCTTTCCCTGTAGCATGAATCACTGTATCTATGTTTACATATTTTTAGATAAAGCTAATATCATTCAGTGCCTCTGAGTGGCAGGGCATTGTCCAAAGTCTTCTCATAGTAAGGAGCCCTGCCTTGTTGAAAAGCTCGTCTGGGTATACTGAATTTAGTGAAATATTTTCATCCCAACCCTCCTGCTGTGCTTCTGGCTGCAGCAGCTCTTCTGCAAAGATTGCTTTGACTACACAGCCTCCTCCCATGATGGCCATGTGGGAACTCAAGCATGGTAGCCCAACTTTTGCCACCAATGTTAGAAATTCTGCTTGCTGCCATAAAATGTTTTCAACCCCTTTTCTTGGGAGAAATTCCCACCACAGAACAGCTCAGAAGTAACGTACCTGTAGCCCAATGATATTCCGTCCTTCTTTCAGCTTTTCAGGCATGAATTTGCGTTGTTGTTTCTCAGCATATTTCACCCCTATGTTCACCTTGTTGCCCTTTGTCTTGGCCTGTTCAGGGACAAGAGGCAGGAGTCCTTCAGATTTTGCCCGTGTTCTGTGCTAACTTGGGTATGGTAAAATGGTTCTTTCACCACAATCTCCTCCATATAATGGAGCTTGGCTCTTACTTCCTCTGGTGGAGAATCTCTTGAATTGCCAAGGATAAGCAGGGTCCTATTACTCTGCAATCAAGTTAAGAATAGCATGGGGTTTTCTACTCAAACCTGTAGGGCTTGCTGTGCTCAGAATTGGGGACAGATAGGCAGGGATCAATTCTgaactttgaaaatgtttttcttaaaatgAGAGGTCTCATCTCTCCGAAGAATCCCTCTGACTTAACAAACTTCCCCTCCTATAAGTGGTTGGGAAGAAGCTACGGTTACTGAGTGGCTAGTTAGGCTGCTCAGAGTAATCTTAAGTACTTCCATTTTCCCAAGCTTATTGTTGACCTTTGTTACGTATTAGTGAAGACAAATTTACGGTGAAGCTGTTAGAGACATTGTCCTGCATACTAAAATGTGACTTCCCTCTGTGTGCTAGTTATGAAGGGAGAAAACTGGGTTTGTCCTTTAGGGAAAAGAAATGAGGACTAGGAACACACAAAACAGACCACTGGAAATTAGAAGATTCCAGTGCCCAGCATATGGAATCTAAGGCTACTGCCGGATGATGGGTTAGTGTGTGCTGCCAAACCCGAGTTGAATTAGGGCTGGAAAGCTGTAGCAGTAGAGAGAGTGAACTATTAGACAACATATAGGCAATGAATTCTTCAAGTAGTTGTGAGCAGCCTGCAAATCTGAATATCAGTTCCTAGTTACTaatctttttaaattaaatggatATTGTggcttttctccagtgagctcaaggtggcgTACATGGCTCTCCTTCCCATTCTGTTTTCCCAACCATTTCATGAACTAACTCAGACCGAAAGAGAATAACTACCCTACCCTGGTCACCCAAGGATTTTCATGGTTCATGTGATATCCTAATCCCATTCTCATGCTCCAACCATTGCAATTTGCAATCTGTGGATAAAGCTAGCTAGATTGGAAGAGACATGTTTCTTAACCACTTTCCCTGTTCTCCCACAAGGAACAtgcaaattatttaaaatgttacagtTTCACTGGCACTgcaaagctttgttaaaaaacTGTTCAGTAATCAAAAACTGCTGAATAAAGTAAGCTGTTACTCACCATACTGGCAAGAGCAATCAAAGTAGTCTGCACCTGGGTATGGTTTGTGTTCTCAAAAAGGTCATTAGCTTCAAAGATGTCATGGGGCTTCACTCCATATTTTGTGATGGCCTTAATGAAGTTGCCAATGTTCTCCAACTGCAAAACACAAATGGTCAATGAACCATCTGTTGAGCCTCTTCGTACCCTACCTCCATCAACTTACCAGTCACTGATCCAGAAGGGTATGGCTTCCTTCTACAATTATTGACTATCAAGTGGACAGTGGTGTTTAAAGGTCTAGTGATTGTACTCTTAAAGGGCAGTTTTAAAATAAGGGAAAAGAATGACTGAAAAGAAGTGGACATCAGCAAAGTTGACAGGAAGATTGCATCAGGAAATTTTTGCATGTTTATACCAGCCAGTGGCATGGCTGGTATAAACATGCTTGAATTGACACTGGTTATGAGAGCCAGAGGTCTACTCCTGGTGGTGGCTGAGATCTGGCACCAGTAATGACAGAGCTGCAATGTATGAAAAGGAGGGTgatctttgttgtattttggggggaaatgtctAAGGAGAGTAGACAGTTACTGCCAAAACCACTGAACTCTGATGCAGTGGAAGGAAGGGGACCTAACCTTTTCCTCACCTGCCTCTTCTATATGTCAAATGCACCTTCCTCCCTGTCTAGAAATCCTTTTTCTTCCAGGGTTTCATTGCACATGTTTGCTGTGTAGGCCTTGATCAAGTATGCAGAGCTAGTTCATCATCTGACTTTGAGGCCAGGATGGCTGCTGTTGGGGCCTCTGTTCATGAGTGCTTTATTGTGCACATACAGCGCACCTTCCTTCTGAAGCTGCAGTTCTGGTACAAAAATATCACATCTCTTAGGACACAAAGCAGTAAACCGAACAAATGTTAGCATTTGATCTGGACAGAGTGTTTGTCACTGTTGATGTAATTGTGTAGGGCAGGGAGTGTGCTTCAGCCCAGATATCTTCTTGTGAACTTTCCTTCTTTGATTGTGGTGCCTGGTTGTGCAATTTCATCAGCAGAATAGAATGAGAGATAATGTGTGGAAGTTTACATTGTGTCATATCAGTGAAGAGGAGCATAATTTCTTCCTGCTATACTCTTATAATATTGGCCTTTCATtattccaactttttaaaaagattgtgcTAGAGTGGCATTTGAGGTTATGTTGCACTGCAGTTCCCAGGCTCCCCAACTGCATTGACTTATTGGCAAGActgtgagagttgtagtctagaaaataAATTTCCCCAGCTCATTGATTCCCCAGCTGTTATTGATTAAAAGTAGAGGGACTGACTATTTGCACATCTGACTCCCACAAAGATGTATCGCAGGAACAAGGCTTGCTAGAATAATGAACAAAGGGCAAAATGTATTTGAGGCTTGTTGGGCTGGAGAACAAAGTTTTTGGCCGGGTGTTTCCCTATGTAAATAACCACTTCACACTTTCCAGAAGTAGCAGTGTGCACTTTCTGAGGTTTGCAGTTTGTTtggtaatgaaaaaaaaaatcgaCAAGTCCATGTACACATTTGAAAATACATATCACTTAAAAATGCATACACTGGACAAATGCAGAAAAAACAGGCTTTTGTCAGTAAGGGCCTTTCACAGAAGATGTGTACATTGCGGAGCGACACACTACAATCTGTAAATTTCCATTGAAGAAGAAAGAATTACAGTCCCTAAATATAGGACTGAAACATGATGAAAATGTGGGTAGAATTCTGATAAATGAAAACAAGACTATTACATTTTCACATGCTTAATTGagccatttattattattattattattattattattattattattattattattattattattattattattattattattattattattattattattgaaaaagcTTGCTTTGTGACTTGGGTTTCTAGACCATAACTTAGTCTATTGACATCCCAGTTTTCTAATGGAATGGGTTCCT is a window encoding:
- the CNN1 gene encoding calponin-1, translating into MSSTHFNRGPAYGMSAEVKSKLAQKYDPQTEQELRKWIEEVTGRRIGESFMESLKDGVILCDLINKLQPGSVKKVNESTQNWHQLENIGNFIKAITKYGVKPHDIFEANDLFENTNHTQVQTTLIALASMAKTKGNKVNIGVKYAEKQQRKFMPEKLKEGRNIIGLQMGTNKFASQQGMTAYGTRRHLYDPKLGTEQPLDQATISLQMGTNKGASQAGMTAPGTKRQIFDPTLGMEHCDTQNISLQMGSNKGASQQGMTVYGLPRQVYDSKYCLTPNYPIIGEDEDQYNHSHHNFYNSE